The genomic interval cacacacacacacacacacacacacacacacacacacacacacacacacacacacacacacacacacacacacacacacacacacacacacacacactaaatgtcAGTGGGGCGGGGGAGGTAAAAGTATATGATAAATATAGCTCAGACAGTCGTCGGGTTAAGCAGCGCTATAGGTCAACATGTTGTACAGGAGGAATCGTGGTTCGGgtattatggaaaaaaaaaatgaaaagaaaaataagtcgGTGCCTCTTCAGACGACCACAGTGTGCAACCATCTCCCGACTGCTGTCGCCTCCCATCAGGGAAACACCGGTGACACACACTTCagtagaaaacacacaaacaaaaactggcCTGACTGCGTTTGATGTTGCAAATTCCTGGgattagtgttttctaagttattagtgtcataacataaattgaaaaaaatcgTCTGAacacattggttgagagactgaagtGTGCTCTGAGGGGCCCTCTCTCACTTTTAGTCCGCCCGTCACGACTCAGCATGAGAATCTGTGGGCTGatctactgaccagtgacttCGTCATGTCTTTCCCTCGAGGAAGTAACGTCTGGGTCccggaagagaaaagagagaaacaactgttaattcatttctttcaaaaggaGCATGCTTGTGAGACatgcttatgtatagggcccagatTTTGGTGCTACATCCCTGACTGTGACTATATTTCTTGGCAACCAGCGGCCGTGGAGACTTCCAGGAGGACACTGTCCTTCTTCTTCATTCCCAAACCCGACCCAACCCCAGACTCGTCTCTTTATGTCGCAcgctacgtgtgtgtgtgtgtgtgtgtgtgtgtgtgtgtgtgtgtgtgtgtgtggatgcacgATGAGCAACAGGACATATTCAGTGTAACAGTTCAGAATGCTAATGCCTAGCAGTTTGTAATGTGCATTAATACACATCAGAATTTTTAACACGCAGTGGGAATGTGATGGTGAACAGACTTTAATATCACTGAGTCAATTTCTAATATTttccgggggaaaaaaaggaccaaaagaAGGGGGATGAACCTCATCACATCCCCCTTTTGCCTTGCAGCAAAAATCATTTGCATGATTCCAGCACGACGTGGTTGAGAGCCCCTGCGTAATGTAGATCAGCGTCTGAATAAAGAGTCTTAGCATAAACACGAGTGCAAATCACGAAGAGGAAATTTCTCGCTGATCCCCGAGTGTTAACCGCTGGTGAACATGACACGGTTTACTGATGCTAGTTCATTACCATTCATCCATAGTGCACATGTATCTCATCTACTGTAGCATAGGATGCTGTGCGACAGCAGTGATGGGGGAGAGTCTCCACTCAGAAGGCTGGATACATGTATATCTGTATGTCTTCATATTTACTTTGTCAGATTTCCATTGAAGTGTGAAATATACAGGCAGaatgacagagacaaagagaattTACAGAGAAGTCATGACATGAGACAGAATTAATAGGATTACAGAGATAAtcatatttaatgtacagtacGGCAGAGAGGTTGGGTGTGTTATTTTACATCAGACTGAGAAGAGCTCTCGACGCAGGTCATCTCTCAACACTCAGTCTGAACACACCACTTCAGTCGGATGGACTTTTTAGATCGCCTGAAAATTCAGCCTCAGTAAAGccacagtattattattattattatcagtattattattattgagtaaaggggggggggggggtcttgaaAGTAAAGTGCCCTTTTCAAATGTCAGAGCAGAGGTTGACCATCGCATACGCTGCCTCCGACAGAATGAAGGATGGCATGAATTACAACAGTTTTGCTGAAAATTTATAAAATAAGGACCTTGTGTTGCCTGTTGCCTGATGTTGCCtggtgttgtcttgtgttgtcttgtgttgccTGTTGCCTGATGTTGTCATGTGTTGCCTGTTGCCTGGTGTTGAATTGTGTTGCCTGTTGCCtggtgttgtcttgtgttgtcttgtgttgccTGTTGTCTTGTGTTACCTTATATTGTCTTGTGTTGCCTGTTGCCTGATGCTGTCATGTGTTGCCTGTTGCCTGATGTTGTCATGTGTTGCCTGTTGCCTGGTGTTGAATTGTGTTGCCTGTTGCCtggtgttgtcttgtgttgtcttgtgttacCTTATATTGTCTTGTGTTGCCTGTTGCCTGATGCTGTCATGTGTTGCCTGTTGCCTGATGTTGTCATGTGTTGCCTGTTGCCTGGTGTTGAATTGTGTTGCCTGTTGCCtggtgttgtcttgtgttgtcttgtgttacCTTATATTGTCTTGTGTTGCCTGTTGCCTGTTGCCTGATGCTGTCATGTGTTGCCTGTTTCCTGATGGTTGTCTTGTGTTGCCTGTTGTCTTGTGTTACCTTATATTGCCTTGTGATGCCTGGTGTTGCTTGGCGTTTGGCCCCGCTCTGCCCCTGTTCCAATGAAAACCAGCCACGAGCCTCTTTTTGAGCTCTCGATCTCAGAATTGCACCTGAATGTTAAACGGTTCATCTCCTTGGAGCCTcaagggtgaaaaaaacaaaacaatgaacaagTTCTCCAGCATCATTGATCTGCAATTTCCACAAATGGAGCATCACTTCCATGGGAGTGTACTGCCCTCTAGAGGCGTGGAGCAGAGAGTGAACAGGGAGGGATCAGTcctggtggtgttggtggagaCAGAATATTTCTCGGAGTAATCTTCAGGTTCACACTGTACAGGTACGTTACCTAAACTTGATAGACAAAATACTCCAAGATGTCAGGGACTGTCAGGAACTATTCAAATACTTCATCTATACATTTTTACTAGACATTACTGTCcatttgtttctatatttaaaagCATTCCACTTTACATATTCTATGTTACAGTGATCCCATATATTTGTCATTCTCCATGTGTAAGACGACAGATGAGTCCCGATTTTTTTCTAACATGggaaacattttagtttgtAAATTAAACTTCAATAGACattgagaaaaatatatatggtACTGTCAATATGTGTTTATGCAACATAATGTTGATAGTATAAATGTTGTTGTGacagcaaacattttaatgtatacatttaaagatatttaaaggACACTCCAACacgtttactttttttctctctttcttgtttctctgtttatttatttggctCACTGTATTATTGTGACTTCATCATtaattgtctttatttattgtctttatttattgtctttgtctattaattaaaaaagtattgcattgttttgttcttgtattttttccatTGGTTGATAAAAAGAGAAACGCGCAGTACAACCAAAAGACTACACTTCCCATGATCCAACTCACCTCCCGACGACACTTCCGCCTCTTCGTTCGTAGTTGGACGATTATAACACGGTTCAGTTCAGTGATTGGTCGAGTAAAGTCAGGCGACATCTTTTAATCCTCTCACTCGGACCTCGAACATCTGACTTCAGCTCGGCTGCGACACGTCCGacgtgtttttatgtatttatgtttatatctTCGTTCACCGGAAGTTCCGGGTTACGATCGATGACGACATCGCCCGTTCCTCGTCTCATTGGTCGTGTCCGCTCCTCATGGGTTTTCCCGCGCTGTTAAAGAAACGTACAACAAGCTGTGGTTGCGTCGGGTTAAAAAACCACCGATACCGGAGCAGAGTCTAGTTTGTTACCGGAGCAGAGTCCTTATTACCGGGAGATGCCGTCCTCCGGTTACGACGCGGCCTGTCTGCCGGATCTCCTGCCGCTGTATTACCGGCGACTCTTCCCCTTCGCCCAGTATCACCGCTGGTTGAACTATGGCGGAGGTGAgtgtcttcttcatcttcttcatcttcatcttcttcttcttcatcttcttcttcttgagtttGTGTTGGCGGTTGGCAGACAGGTGGGTGTCTGTCACCAGACTGGACTTTGCAGCAATGTTCTGACACATGAGACTAAAATCCATAATTCACCTCTGCAGTGTCAACCGGTGCTTCTGATTCATGTTGCACCGAGTGaccagtttattaggaacacctacAGTGTAGTCTGTCTCAACTGTCCTGTAACGAATCCAATGTGTTCAGTGCTTGTTGATCCAACATGGAGGTTTTGTGATGCTGTTATGGTTTTTGAATTGCATTGTGCAGACAGGTGTTTCTATTATTCTGTCCACCCGCTGACCTCCACGGCTCCCTACTGATATGATTTGTGCTCTGCACCACACAAAAAACTTCACAAATAATAATTCACCAAAGCTCAAGTTTAACACATTTAAAttcttgttttgtcaaaagCAACAGTCACTTGTACAAAGTGtatattgattttattgttaTAGAAACATAtttgagaggttttttttgtcatttttcctctatataaaaaatatatatatgtagatatgtATGTGTAATTCATCAATTATAAAATGTATGCAGCCAAGTTTATTTTCTGATAATCAGTGTGATGATTTTGACTCTGGGGCACTGGTTGGTTGCCTGGTACCTGGGGAAATAATGTGGGAAACGTTGCTATTCATACAGTTCAACACAAACTATACCGTCTGAAAACGATTTTATAATTAAATCGACATCTCTGAAACGGTTTCAACAAAAAATCCTCATGAAGGgagttgttgtctttgttgtccCTAATAAACCGGTGACTCTGACCGTCGTCCGTCTCCGTCGCTACGTGAGACTAACGCGTCGTTTCTCCCACGACCTCAGTGCAGAAGAACTACTTCCAGAATCGCGAGTTCTCCTTCACGCTCAAAGACGACATCTACGTCCGCTACCAGTCGTTCAGCACGCAGAcggagctggagaaggaaatGCTGAAGATGAACCCGTACAAGATCGACGTTGGAGCGATATACAGTCACAGGGTGAgacttcctcttcatccccacatccctcctctgctgtataatatgaaatatggagatggatttagtgtgtgtgtgtgtgtgtgtgtgtgtgtgtgtgtgtgtgtgtgtgtgtgtgtgtgtgtgtgtgtgtgtgtgtgtgtgtgtgtgtgtgtgtgtgtgtgtgtgtgtgtgtgtgtgtgtgtgtgtgtgtgtgtgtgtgtgtgtgtgtgtgtgtgtgtgtgtgttctccacagCCGAATCAACACAACACGGTGAAGTCCGGGACCTTCCAGGCGCTGGAGAAGGAGCTGGTGTTTGATATCGACATGACGGATTATGATGATGTCAGAAGCTGTTGCAGGTAAAAGTGTCCTGCTGTACTAATCCACCTCTCCATATCCCGATTCCACATCATCGAGTTTATGCTGACGACCTGATTTGACACACACTCTTAATTTTAGTGCTGCGGAGATTTGTTCCAAGTGCTGGACCCTGATGACCATCGCTGTTCATATCCTGGATCGAGCGCTCCGAGGTTTGTGTCTGCCATCTgcttatttgttatttatttagcCAAATTAGCATCTGACCTTTTATTTGTGTGATGTCTTTTCAGACGACTTTGGTTTCCAGCACCTGCTGTGGGTTTACTCTGGCCGAAGAGGAGTGCACTGCTGGGTGTGTGACGAAGCTGCCAGGAAGCTGTCGGTGGCCGCTCGCTCTGCCGTCGCGGAATACCTGAGCCTGGTGAAGGTAACGCCACGCTGGCTCCTGTCGGATCGTCGGCATGTCCGTCGTGTTGACGTTAAGACCCAGAGCTGTCAAATATTGTCCTTCAAAGCTGTAGCAGCagggaaacatttaaaatgttaaaaactgatCACACAGTTCACGACTTATGCCGATTGACAGGGTGGAGACGAGACGGTGAAGAAAGTGGTGCTGACGGatcctcttcatcccttcatcaGGTGAGAATCTGACCGGTCAGTTGGGTTCTGTTGGTGTGTGCTTCCACTGATCGGTCCCGTCTCAACAGAGAGTCTTTGGCGGTGGTGGAGCGATACTTCCCCCAGTACGCTCTTCACGAACAGGAGATACTGAGCCGCAAGGAATCTGTGGACAAAGTGCTGGCGCTGGTGCCTGAAGATAtcctttttctgtttcaatGTTGTATCTACGAGGGAAACAAAGCGTGCAGTCGAGCTGctggttttaaagaaaaaaggtcttTGTTGACTCTTAACTCGCCCTCTTACATGTGAGAAAAGAGTTGCAGCAGGATTTCAAGAATGAGATGAAACCAGAGAGTCGCTGGAAACTGGTTCAGGATCAAGCCAGTAGGAAACAGGTTGGgaattctgtttgtttgacatAACGTCAGGTGTTTAATAGAAAAtcttcatacatatatatatatatatatataatatattagaGCCCGAACGATACTGGATTTTTGGtgctgatgaaacatttttttaaccataaattttactgtaaatcaaagaaaacagaaatacaacacaatatatagaacttgaaatgAGACATTAAACACCTATTTTTTTCCtatgtaaaatatattaaaaatttCCAGTATTGGTATATCGACCgatattatataaaaatgagagcccgaccaatatggatgtTTGGGGGCTGATGCTGATCATGtggatctatatatatatatatatatatatatatatatatatcgatataaATTAATTAtctgtaaataaaagaaaagagaaatacaaaacaatataaGAACTTGAATTCAGACATTGAACACATATTTTTCTATGTAAAATATGAACTAAAAGTTCTGTTCAAATAAAAGTTCTACAACATCTACCGATATTTCTGCGAAAGGCCCATATCGACAGATTTCATCGGCCAagcgatatatcggtcgggctctagtgtAACTTTGACACGAGGCGGTGATCCGGTCCCTCTGTCTCCAGGCCACTGCCAAGAAGGGCCAACACTTCGAGAAGGAGATCATGCTGCAGTATTGTTACCCGCGGCTCGACGTGAACGTCAGTAAAGGCGTGAACCACTTGCTGAAGAGCCCCTTCAGTGTCCACCCCAAGACAGGTGAGCGCAGCTCTGATCAGATCAACTCCGGCCACATCGCCCACCGAGTCTCAGTgcgactttttcttcttttaactcCGTCCAGGACGCATTTCTGTTCCCATGGACCTGGAGGAACTGGACACGTTTGATCCTTTAGCTGTTCCCACCATCAGGTCGGCCACGGTTTTAAATGCTCGTGTCGTCTGTTGTGTGTCCGAGTCGACGTTGTAactctttaattattttttattttttttaaacaccctAGTCTGATTTGTGAGGAGCTGGATCGGcccagagcagcaggaggaggagaggagtcggAGGAcgtgaaggagaaggaaaacGAGAAGGACGCGGCGGAGAGACGAAAGATCAGAGGTGAAGTTCTGAAATTATTCatttctgtctgactgtatcCTGAACAAGAGCTTCTCGCAAGAAAGTTAGTAGTAGCAATAAATTGGCCGATTACGAGGATAATCAGTTTTTCTGCatcaaaatgaggaaaaatatgATGAGCGTTAACCATAACTTGCTGAACCTAAATTagttttataaatatatatattaatatctaTGTGCTGCAGGCACTTCCTCCTCTTATAATAGATAAATCATGGTAATTACTGAATTGCTGTGGAGCTATggagttttttgtcttttattcgTGGATAAGGTTTCTTGTGTGAAAAAGCCACATTTTTCAAGAAATCTACTTAGAGTTTCTTCATAAGGGTTTTGATGATTAATCACATGATCAGAGCCAAATCAGAAACCATCTGCCATGTCCTTAAAATCCCCTTACATTATATGTGAAGTGACTTCTTCAGTTTCCTTGAGGGAAAACCTTCAAAGCTTTCGGCTTCAGTTCCCACCTGAAATTAACAAAACCaaacgagagaagagagaaaacccCGGGGGCTTAAAGAGGAGGAGAATCGGTCAGAACGCACAGGACAACGTGTCTCGGACCCAAACAGGTCGCTCGCAACCTCATAACCATGTTCAGAGAAACACGAGCGagttatgctgcgttcacaccgaacgcgatgacacacacacacgcacacaccgcaACAGTAATGATCCTTCATTCATGACacaatgacaggacgtctgacgacagtgatggagggaggatctcaaagGTAATTGGCCACCGCGTCACGCAATTTTTTGACTCgacttcaaatatttcaactcatgCGACTGACGCGTATTTCGCCATCCGCGTCGCCCGACTCAATGACGCTAAAATTCGTGTCTAGTCGCATCgactttgtatgtgatctaCTCGCGCGAATAATTCCCGTcacgtccggtgtgaacgcaccattggAGTTACAGACCGAAATGTCCCTTTTTAAGCCGTTGGATAAAACGGAGCAAGTGAATATTTTGGCTCACTGATCCCTTTTCTTCACAGATTACAAAAGAACCAGTCTGGCAAAGTACGTGAAATACTTCGATCAGTTTCTGGACGGACTGGCTCTTTCGTGGAAGGGAGAGCTTCTCAAAAAGAGCGGTACGTCGTGGTCTCTTGTAGATTGCATGACGACAGATTGAGATTCATACACTCTGATGTTTCATCAATTTTCTTgtctccttgtttttcttctttcgtcTTTTAGATCTTGAGAAAGACTTCTGACCGGGATCAACACTTGTGCGGTGGCGCCGTGGCTTTAAATGCGCGCGGTGGTGGAATATTGCCATTGTTCTGAGGCAATGTC from Scophthalmus maximus strain ysfricsl-2021 chromosome 3, ASM2237912v1, whole genome shotgun sequence carries:
- the prim1 gene encoding DNA primase small subunit isoform X2, coding for MPSSGYDAACLPDLLPLYYRRLFPFAQYHRWLNYGGVQKNYFQNREFSFTLKDDIYVRYQSFSTQTELEKEMLKMNPYKIDVGAIYSHRPNQHNTVKSGTFQALEKELVFDIDMTDYDDVRSCCSAAEICSKCWTLMTIAVHILDRALRDDFGFQHLLWVYSGRRGVHCWVCDEAARKLSVAARSAVAEYLSLVKGGDETVKKVVLTDPLHPFIRESLAVVERYFPQYALHEQEILSRKESVDKVLALVPEDVRKELQQDFKNEMKPESRWKLVQDQASRKQATAKKGQHFEKEIMLQYCYPRLDVNVSKGVNHLLKSPFSVHPKTGRISVPMDLEELDTFDPLAVPTISLICEELDRPRAAGGGEESEDVKEKENEKDAAERRKIRDYKRTSLAKYVKYFDQFLDGLALSWKGELLKKSDLEKDF
- the prim1 gene encoding DNA primase small subunit isoform X1 yields the protein MPSSGYDAACLPDLLPLYYRRLFPFAQYHRWLNYGGVQKNYFQNREFSFTLKDDIYVRYQSFSTQTELEKEMLKMNPYKIDVGAIYSHRPNQHNTVKSGTFQALEKELVFDIDMTDYDDVRSCCSAAEICSKCWTLMTIAVHILDRALRDDFGFQHLLWVYSGRRGVHCWVCDEAARKLSVAARSAVAEYLSLVKGGDETVKKVVLTDPLHPFIRESLAVVERYFPQYALHEQEILSRKESVDKVLALVPEDVRKELQQDFKNEMKPESRWKLVQDQASRKQATAKKGQHFEKEIMLQYCYPRLDVNVSKGVNHLLKSPFSVHPKTGRISVPMDLEELDTFDPLAVPTISLICEELDRPRAAGGGEESEDVKEKENEKDAAERRKIRVTSSVSLRENLQSFRLQFPPEINKTKREKRENPGGLKRRRIGQNAQDNVSRTQTDYKRTSLAKYVKYFDQFLDGLALSWKGELLKKSDLEKDF